One Sodalinema gerasimenkoae IPPAS B-353 DNA segment encodes these proteins:
- the ctaD gene encoding cytochrome c oxidase subunit I: MTSTSVEPKTSPPEPERHWKDFFGFSTDHKVIGIQYFVTSFFFYLLAGLMATGMRIELATPDPDFLGAENYNGVLTLHGTMMIFLWIVPTGAAFANYLIPLMIGAKDMAFPVLNGLAFWLVPPGGVLLLTSLVIDQPPVAGWTSYPPLSLISGEVGEMMWILSVLLLGTSSILGGINFVTTIFKMRIKEMSLYDMPLFCWSMLATSLLILVSTPVLAGALILLSFDLIAGTAFFNPTGGGDPIVYQHMFWFYSHPAVYIMILPVFGLISDILPVHSRKPIFGYKAIAYSSIAIAFLGNIVWAHHMFTSGTPGWLRVFFMAATMIIAVPTGIKVFSWVATVWGGKLRLNSAMLFAIGFVSMFLIGGLSGVMVASVPFDIHVHDTYFIVAHFHYVLFGGSVFGIFAGIYHWFPKMVGRMMNETWGKVHFVLTFIGFNLAFFPMHILGLQGMPRRVVQYDPAFTTLNQVCTVGSLILAVSTLPFLVNAAWSWFKGPIAGANPWNALTLEWQTSSPPIIENFEEEPVLWSGPYDYGVDREQDDDKSVSELLAEVKAQM; the protein is encoded by the coding sequence ATGACAAGCACTTCTGTTGAACCCAAAACTTCACCCCCCGAACCAGAACGGCATTGGAAAGACTTTTTCGGGTTTAGTACCGACCATAAAGTCATTGGTATCCAATACTTTGTCACCAGCTTCTTCTTCTATCTCCTAGCTGGCCTGATGGCAACCGGCATGAGGATTGAACTGGCCACCCCTGATCCCGACTTCCTGGGGGCTGAGAACTATAACGGCGTTCTCACCCTCCATGGAACCATGATGATTTTCCTGTGGATTGTCCCCACGGGTGCGGCCTTTGCCAACTATCTGATTCCCTTGATGATTGGGGCCAAAGACATGGCCTTCCCCGTTCTCAATGGTTTGGCCTTTTGGCTGGTTCCTCCCGGTGGTGTCCTGCTGCTAACCAGTTTGGTTATTGATCAGCCTCCCGTTGCCGGTTGGACATCCTACCCACCCCTGAGTCTCATCAGTGGCGAAGTGGGGGAGATGATGTGGATTCTCAGCGTTCTCCTATTGGGAACCTCCTCAATTTTGGGGGGGATCAACTTCGTCACCACCATCTTCAAAATGCGGATTAAGGAGATGTCCCTCTACGATATGCCCTTATTCTGCTGGTCGATGTTGGCAACCTCCCTGCTGATTCTCGTGTCCACCCCTGTTCTGGCTGGGGCCCTGATTCTGCTGAGTTTCGACCTCATCGCCGGAACTGCCTTTTTCAACCCCACCGGAGGAGGCGATCCGATTGTTTACCAGCATATGTTCTGGTTCTACTCCCACCCGGCCGTCTATATCATGATTCTGCCGGTGTTCGGCCTCATCTCCGATATCCTACCGGTTCATTCTCGTAAGCCGATTTTTGGCTACAAGGCGATCGCCTACTCCAGTATCGCCATCGCCTTCCTCGGGAACATCGTCTGGGCCCACCATATGTTCACCAGTGGGACTCCCGGCTGGTTGCGGGTATTCTTCATGGCCGCAACCATGATTATCGCGGTTCCTACGGGAATTAAAGTCTTTAGTTGGGTCGCTACCGTTTGGGGAGGCAAACTCCGCCTCAACTCCGCCATGCTATTCGCCATCGGCTTTGTCTCCATGTTCCTCATTGGCGGCTTAAGCGGCGTCATGGTGGCCTCGGTTCCCTTCGATATCCATGTTCACGATACCTATTTCATCGTCGCTCACTTCCACTATGTTCTGTTTGGCGGTAGCGTCTTTGGTATCTTCGCCGGAATTTACCACTGGTTCCCCAAAATGGTGGGGCGGATGATGAACGAAACCTGGGGCAAGGTTCACTTTGTCCTCACCTTCATTGGCTTTAATCTCGCCTTCTTCCCCATGCACATCTTAGGATTGCAGGGAATGCCTCGCCGGGTGGTGCAATATGACCCAGCGTTTACAACCCTCAACCAAGTTTGCACGGTGGGTTCTCTGATTCTGGCGGTGTCAACCTTGCCCTTTTTGGTGAACGCCGCTTGGAGTTGGTTTAAAGGCCCCATTGCCGGTGCCAATCCTTGGAATGCTTTAACCTTAGAGTGGCAAACCAGTTCTCCGCCGATTATTGAGAACTTCGAGGAAGAACCAGTGTTGTGGTCAGGCCCTTATGACTATGGGGTCGATCGCGAACAAGATGATGATAAGTCGGTGTCTGAGTTACTGGCTGAAGTCAAGGCTCAGATGTAA
- a CDS encoding cytochrome c oxidase subunit II — MKLPTSITTLIAGILVTLISLWYGQHHGWMPEAASREAPLVDDLFNMMMTIATALFLLIQGALVIAIFRFRQKPGDNTDGPPLEGDIGLEIVWTAIPVVIVMVLSIYSFEVYNEMGGLDPAASRDPGPQKTAVVPGTAMAATLPGQDKIALGVGASPKQQGNNAMVNVDVLGLQYAWIFTYPDSGVVSGELHVPAGQDVKLNIVAQDVIHAVWIPQFRLKQDAIPGRDTQLRFKPEVTGTYPLICAELCGAYHGAMRTQVIVHTPDEYDEWLQSQIAAKEHGDGLTVAQIMANNDNRLARQTEDWNISPEAIAALHEMPQGMPQGTLHEMHQHL; from the coding sequence GTGAAACTACCCACTTCCATTACGACCCTAATCGCCGGCATCCTCGTTACCCTCATTAGCCTCTGGTATGGACAACACCATGGCTGGATGCCCGAAGCCGCATCGCGAGAAGCCCCTCTCGTCGATGATCTCTTCAACATGATGATGACCATCGCCACCGCCCTATTCCTACTCATTCAAGGGGCGCTCGTCATTGCCATTTTCCGATTTCGCCAAAAACCTGGAGATAACACCGACGGCCCGCCCCTAGAAGGAGATATCGGCTTAGAAATCGTCTGGACAGCGATTCCCGTCGTCATCGTCATGGTGCTATCCATCTATAGCTTTGAGGTGTACAACGAAATGGGGGGACTCGATCCCGCCGCCTCCAGAGATCCCGGCCCGCAAAAAACCGCTGTTGTCCCCGGAACTGCCATGGCCGCCACCCTCCCCGGACAAGATAAGATTGCCCTGGGCGTGGGGGCATCGCCTAAGCAACAGGGAAATAACGCCATGGTGAACGTGGATGTCCTAGGACTGCAATACGCCTGGATTTTTACCTATCCTGATAGTGGTGTTGTCTCCGGTGAACTCCATGTCCCCGCTGGCCAAGACGTTAAACTCAACATTGTTGCCCAAGATGTCATCCATGCCGTCTGGATTCCCCAATTCCGACTCAAACAAGATGCCATCCCCGGCCGGGATACCCAACTTCGCTTCAAACCCGAAGTGACCGGAACCTATCCCCTCATCTGTGCCGAACTCTGTGGGGCCTACCATGGTGCCATGCGAACCCAAGTGATTGTGCATACCCCTGACGAGTATGACGAGTGGTTACAATCTCAAATTGCCGCCAAAGAACACGGAGACGGCCTCACCGTTGCCCAGATTATGGCCAACAACGACAATCGACTCGCTCGTCAAACTGAAGACTGGAACATCTCCCCCGAAGCGATCGCCGCCCTGCACGAGATGCCCCAAGGAATGCCCCAAGGAACGCTCCACGAGATGCACCAGCATCTTTAG
- a CDS encoding COX15/CtaA family protein, translating into MAHSVLTPTSSDTLSPPEAIASVRRLVWKIAVATVILMAIGSATRVANAGLACPDWPLCYGQLVPTAQMNLQVFLEWFHRLDASVIGLLAIALVGQTWWRRSLLPNWLPWAALAALALVLVQGLLGGLTVTEMLRFDIVTAHLGTALLFFVTVLTIGVALLPYEGNGTANRLRWLGLAAALLVYGQSLLGALVASQWALHQCLSYQSLCTVMNSHILGVVPPTLAVLALGIWAWRTPALSHPLRRLANASLALVATQIALGVATFYFRLQVEPLSVAHQTVGALLLGTLVAFTVLANRDRRLA; encoded by the coding sequence ATGGCTCACTCTGTTTTAACTCCGACTTCTTCAGATACTCTCTCGCCCCCAGAGGCGATCGCCTCGGTCCGCCGTCTCGTCTGGAAAATCGCTGTGGCAACGGTGATTCTCATGGCGATCGGCAGTGCCACCCGTGTCGCGAATGCAGGCTTAGCTTGCCCTGACTGGCCCCTCTGTTATGGTCAGCTCGTGCCCACGGCCCAGATGAATCTACAGGTCTTTCTGGAATGGTTTCACCGTCTGGATGCCTCGGTGATTGGTTTGTTGGCGATCGCCCTAGTGGGACAAACCTGGTGGCGACGTTCCCTGCTCCCCAATTGGCTGCCCTGGGCGGCCCTAGCCGCGTTAGCCTTAGTGCTAGTGCAAGGTTTGTTAGGCGGTCTCACGGTGACGGAGATGTTACGTTTCGATATTGTCACTGCCCACCTGGGAACAGCACTTCTATTTTTCGTAACGGTTCTCACCATTGGCGTTGCCCTACTTCCCTATGAGGGGAATGGAACCGCGAACCGCCTACGCTGGCTCGGTTTGGCGGCAGCCCTCTTAGTTTATGGTCAAAGTCTATTGGGGGCCTTGGTCGCCTCTCAATGGGCCTTGCATCAATGCCTAAGTTATCAAAGCCTCTGTACCGTGATGAATAGCCATATCCTGGGGGTGGTTCCTCCCACTTTAGCGGTGTTGGCGTTAGGAATTTGGGCTTGGCGGACTCCCGCCTTAAGCCATCCTCTGCGCCGCCTAGCGAACGCATCCCTGGCCCTGGTGGCGACCCAAATTGCTTTAGGGGTGGCGACGTTCTATTTCCGTCTGCAAGTTGAACCCCTATCCGTCGCTCACCAAACCGTTGGGGCGCTGCTGCTCGGTACGTTAGTTGCCTTTACGGTCTTGGCAAATCGCGATCGCCGTCTGGCTTAA
- a CDS encoding heme o synthase, with the protein MQNSISPPTSTPLNRNVYQVIQSYVQLTKPRIIVLLLVTTGAAVFLASEGQVDPVVLLATLLGGWLAAAAANTINCLYDRDIDQIMERTSLRPLPSGRVRVRDAIIFAGVLAGLSFILLNTVTNLLAALLAQAGIVFYVLIYTHWLKRHSTQNIVIGGAAGAIPPLVGWAAVTGEVSWSAWVLFLIIFLWTPPHFWALAIYIRDEYAEVDVPMLPVIAGNEVTAKQIWIYTWLMLASTVLLIYPLGNCGLVYGLLAIALSIPFVKKAWQLLGDCEDTEVARSLFKYSILYMMLLCGSMALDSLPWAQQVTYSVAQRVELLLSLVSLGV; encoded by the coding sequence ATGCAAAATTCCATTTCTCCCCCCACTTCGACTCCACTTAATCGCAATGTTTACCAAGTTATTCAAAGTTATGTCCAATTAACCAAACCCCGGATTATTGTCTTGTTACTGGTGACGACGGGGGCTGCGGTATTCCTTGCGTCGGAAGGACAGGTTGATCCGGTTGTTCTCTTAGCGACTCTGTTGGGGGGATGGTTGGCCGCCGCCGCTGCCAACACCATCAATTGTCTGTATGACCGGGATATTGACCAAATCATGGAACGTACCAGTCTGCGTCCGTTACCCTCAGGACGGGTGCGGGTTCGCGATGCGATTATCTTTGCCGGGGTTCTGGCGGGGTTGTCGTTTATCCTCCTCAACACGGTGACGAATTTGTTGGCGGCGTTGTTGGCCCAGGCGGGGATTGTCTTCTATGTCCTGATTTATACCCATTGGCTGAAACGTCACTCGACTCAAAATATCGTCATTGGCGGTGCAGCGGGGGCGATTCCGCCTCTGGTGGGTTGGGCCGCGGTTACAGGTGAGGTGAGTTGGTCGGCTTGGGTGTTGTTCCTGATTATTTTCCTCTGGACTCCTCCCCATTTCTGGGCCTTGGCCATTTATATCCGCGATGAGTATGCGGAGGTGGATGTGCCGATGTTGCCGGTGATTGCGGGAAATGAGGTGACGGCGAAACAGATTTGGATTTATACCTGGTTGATGTTGGCTTCGACGGTGTTATTGATTTATCCGTTGGGGAATTGTGGTCTGGTGTATGGTCTGTTGGCGATCGCCCTCAGTATTCCCTTTGTTAAGAAGGCGTGGCAGTTGTTGGGCGATTGCGAGGATACGGAGGTGGCGCGATCGCTGTTTAAGTATTCCATTCTCTATATGATGTTGCTCTGTGGCAGCATGGCCCTAGATAGTCTTCCCTGGGCGCAACAGGTCACTTACAGCGTCGCCCAACGGGTTGAGCTGTTACTGAGTTTGGTGAGTTTGGGGGTGTAG
- a CDS encoding gamma-glutamylcyclotransferase, translating into MQRLRNNTPRTTMSDRPQAHLTRASRQPCVTPRSLPPSSEPTFYYFAYGSCMCPVDLQRTLGENTCDYVLGTATLQGYRLAFNRRSQRRNCGVLDVVPDETSTVEGVLYRLPWRLSDRLDEREEIPTGGYRRETISVQCGDRHYSQVRTYVVVNKLPAELAPNDWYFSVVLRGAITCGLSEPYCWQLFEHMYRLQQGQGTPRPLQPNCFLPRSA; encoded by the coding sequence ATGCAACGATTGCGAAACAACACGCCAAGAACCACCATGAGCGATCGCCCCCAAGCACACCTCACCCGAGCCAGTCGCCAACCTTGCGTGACTCCTCGTTCTCTCCCCCCAAGTTCTGAACCCACGTTTTACTACTTCGCCTATGGGAGTTGTATGTGTCCGGTGGATTTACAACGCACCTTAGGGGAGAATACCTGCGATTATGTCTTGGGAACCGCCACCCTACAAGGCTATCGTCTCGCCTTTAACCGTCGCTCTCAACGTCGTAACTGTGGGGTTCTCGATGTAGTTCCTGATGAAACCAGTACTGTTGAGGGGGTGCTATATCGGCTTCCCTGGCGACTGAGCGATCGCCTCGATGAGCGTGAAGAAATCCCCACTGGGGGCTATCGTCGCGAAACCATTAGCGTTCAATGCGGCGATCGTCACTATAGCCAGGTGCGAACCTATGTGGTGGTGAACAAACTCCCGGCTGAATTGGCTCCCAATGATTGGTATTTCAGTGTCGTCTTACGGGGTGCGATTACCTGTGGACTCTCGGAACCCTATTGCTGGCAACTGTTCGAGCATATGTATCGTTTACAGCAAGGACAGGGAACCCCTCGACCCCTGCAACCCAATTGCTTTTTACCCCGTTCAGCTTAA
- a CDS encoding ribbon-helix-helix domain-containing protein: MNLSLTPEIEQRIADQLNQGHYQSAHEVILAALDLLDRRQQYLTELRQDIAIGATQIEQGQVIDGEQLIS, translated from the coding sequence ATGAACCTATCACTCACCCCAGAAATCGAACAACGGATTGCGGATCAACTCAACCAAGGACATTACCAATCCGCCCATGAGGTCATCTTAGCCGCCCTAGACCTCCTCGACCGACGCCAGCAATACCTGACTGAACTGCGTCAGGACATCGCGATCGGTGCTACTCAAATTGAACAGGGACAAGTGATAGACGGAGAACAGCTAATTTCTTGA
- a CDS encoding tetratricopeptide repeat protein — MTGRWVSSLLTVSLLLGMGSLSPEVGAETVLAQGRLSEREVWELLQQGAQQTQQGQSVQAIKTLERVVEAARQLQHRQLEALALLGIGRNYHQIGQRQKALESYEQALILFGQTNDRSGEAVTLNNIGGVYDALGKRTEALNYYNQALPIQREVGNHSGEAMTLNNIGMVYHDLGKRTEALNYFNQALPIVREVGGSGEARTLNNMGLVYHALGKRTEALDYYNKHGLGVPCLGQTD, encoded by the coding sequence ATGACTGGACGTTGGGTGAGTTCCCTGTTGACGGTTTCGCTGCTGTTAGGGATGGGGTCTCTGTCGCCTGAGGTGGGGGCAGAGACGGTTTTGGCGCAGGGAAGACTGTCGGAACGGGAGGTTTGGGAACTATTGCAGCAGGGCGCTCAACAGACACAACAGGGGCAATCTGTGCAGGCGATCAAAACATTGGAGCGAGTTGTAGAGGCGGCTCGACAATTACAGCATCGGCAGTTGGAGGCTTTAGCCCTTTTAGGGATTGGTCGAAATTACCACCAGATTGGACAAAGACAAAAGGCTTTAGAGTCCTATGAACAAGCGCTGATTCTTTTTGGACAAACCAATGACCGATCAGGAGAAGCCGTGACTCTCAATAACATTGGTGGAGTGTACGATGCCTTGGGCAAGCGGACTGAAGCCCTGAACTACTACAATCAAGCCTTGCCAATTCAACGAGAAGTGGGCAATCACTCAGGGGAAGCCATGACTCTCAATAACATTGGCATGGTGTACCATGACTTGGGCAAGCGGACTGAAGCCCTGAATTACTTCAATCAGGCTTTGCCGATTGTGCGCGAAGTGGGCGGCTCAGGGGAAGCCAGGACTCTCAATAACATGGGCTTGGTGTACCATGCCTTGGGCAAACGGACTGAAGCCCTGGACTACTACAATAAACATGGGCTTGGTGTACCATGCCTTGGGCAAACGGACTGA
- a CDS encoding tetratricopeptide repeat protein, whose product MGLVYHALGKRTEALDYYNQALPIWREVSDRSGEATTLNNMGLVYHALGKRTEALDYYNQALPIWREVSDRSGEATTLNNMGLVYHALGKRTEALDYYNQALSISREVGNRSGEAMTLNNIGGVYDDWGNRTEALNYYNQALPIQREVGDRSGEAMTLNNIGGVYDDWGNRTEALNYYNQALPIQREVGDRSGEAI is encoded by the coding sequence ATGGGCTTGGTGTACCATGCCTTGGGCAAACGGACTGAAGCCCTGGACTACTACAATCAGGCTTTGCCAATTTGGCGAGAAGTAAGCGATCGCTCAGGAGAAGCCACAACTCTCAATAACATGGGCTTGGTGTACCATGCCTTGGGCAAACGGACTGAAGCCCTGGACTACTACAATCAGGCTTTGCCAATTTGGCGAGAAGTAAGCGATCGCTCAGGAGAAGCCACAACTCTCAATAACATGGGCTTGGTGTACCATGCCTTGGGCAAACGGACTGAAGCCCTGGACTACTACAATCAGGCTTTGTCAATAAGCCGAGAAGTGGGCAATCGCTCAGGAGAAGCCATGACTCTCAATAACATTGGTGGAGTGTACGATGACTGGGGCAACCGTACTGAAGCCCTGAACTACTACAATCAAGCCTTGCCAATTCAACGAGAAGTGGGCGATCGCTCAGGAGAAGCCATGACTCTCAATAACATTGGTGGAGTGTACGATGACTGGGGCAACCGTACTGAAGCCCTGAACTACTACAATCAAGCCTTGCCAATTCAACGAGAAGTGGGCGATCGCTCAGGAGAAGCCATCTGA
- a CDS encoding CHAT domain-containing protein produces the protein MLLTPYRTEALNYYNQALAIRREVGDRPGEAGTLNNIGAVYYALGNQTEALNYYNQALPILREVGNRSGEATTLSNLGAVYRDTNQPDKAITYWEDSLNILLSLRGELQKDFRETFLETNRGPAVALVDLLIDQNQPQRAFEWANRVTTYELADYNRLIGVRVANPEAQAAIDDWNNQHQQVQALRQQLQDDFSEALADQMRDLEAQVNQQAETLANSYPEIAELFEIEPEDLSQLQASLPSGTVVLQPVLLTNIQNVPDSIALFLLSRDHLSVQKVPIDADEFNDWVTDYRQMLQSGDSDYLTLATPLYDHLIRPISEELEALNPQQLAIIATGSLRQFPFETLWDSQEATFLLEQYPIHYLTRLSSRSRLANPASSQTFPLWLIPLLLGVLGLGATLKQHRTLGGTLIAAAFVSALVSPRLVPGYRVLGFANPQTQDPFNLPGTEAEVDALLALAPDSQIYRQDSATLEQFKRQSPRHRYLHLATHGCFQQLGCCLSGNEICEDQDQRETHMEANTLLFADGEYPLADAALLGLEDTELVALTACQTALQTNRDGDAIMGMAYVWERAGARALMATLWNVDDAATEAVVSEFYRLMMQEGLSKAEALRQAKLSQVQSHPYFWSPLILIGDPR, from the coding sequence ATGCTACTGACCCCGTACCGTACTGAAGCCCTGAATTACTACAATCAGGCTTTGGCAATTCGCCGAGAAGTGGGCGATCGCCCTGGAGAAGCTGGCACCCTCAACAACATTGGTGCTGTGTACTATGCCTTGGGCAACCAGACTGAAGCCCTGAACTACTACAATCAAGCCTTGCCAATTCTGCGAGAGGTAGGGAATCGCTCAGGAGAAGCCACAACTCTCAGCAACCTTGGTGCAGTGTACCGAGACACCAACCAACCCGACAAAGCCATCACCTACTGGGAAGACTCCCTCAACATCCTCCTCTCCCTCCGAGGCGAACTGCAAAAAGACTTCCGCGAGACCTTCCTCGAAACCAATCGCGGCCCAGCCGTCGCCCTCGTTGACCTCCTCATCGACCAAAACCAGCCCCAACGCGCCTTTGAATGGGCGAACCGCGTCACCACCTACGAACTCGCCGACTATAACCGTCTCATCGGCGTGCGAGTCGCCAACCCTGAAGCCCAAGCCGCCATCGACGACTGGAACAACCAACATCAACAAGTCCAAGCGCTGCGCCAACAACTCCAAGATGACTTCAGCGAAGCCCTCGCTGACCAAATGCGCGACCTAGAAGCCCAAGTCAATCAACAAGCCGAAACCCTCGCCAACAGCTACCCCGAAATCGCCGAACTCTTTGAAATCGAACCCGAAGACCTCAGCCAACTGCAAGCCAGCCTCCCCAGCGGAACCGTCGTCTTGCAACCCGTTCTCCTCACCAACATCCAAAACGTCCCCGACAGCATCGCCCTCTTCCTCCTCAGCCGCGACCATCTCAGCGTTCAAAAAGTCCCCATCGACGCCGATGAGTTCAACGATTGGGTAACAGACTATCGCCAAATGCTCCAAAGTGGCGACTCTGACTATCTAACCCTTGCCACACCCCTCTACGACCACCTCATCCGTCCCATCTCCGAGGAGCTTGAAGCCCTCAACCCCCAACAACTGGCCATTATCGCCACCGGGTCCCTGCGCCAATTCCCCTTTGAAACTCTCTGGGATTCTCAGGAGGCAACCTTCCTACTCGAACAGTACCCCATCCATTACCTGACTCGTCTATCAAGTCGTTCCCGGCTCGCCAATCCCGCCTCCTCCCAAACCTTCCCCCTCTGGCTCATTCCCCTGCTGCTGGGAGTGCTTGGCCTTGGCGCGACTCTCAAACAGCATCGGACCCTGGGAGGAACCCTAATCGCCGCCGCCTTCGTTTCGGCCCTCGTCTCACCGCGACTGGTTCCCGGCTACCGAGTTCTCGGTTTCGCCAATCCCCAAACCCAAGACCCCTTTAATCTCCCCGGAACCGAAGCTGAAGTCGATGCACTGCTGGCGTTGGCCCCAGACAGCCAGATTTACCGCCAAGATTCTGCCACTCTCGAACAGTTCAAACGTCAATCTCCCCGTCATCGCTATCTACATCTCGCCACCCACGGCTGTTTTCAGCAATTGGGCTGTTGTTTGTCGGGGAACGAGATTTGTGAGGATCAGGACCAACGAGAAACCCACATGGAGGCCAACACGCTCTTATTCGCCGATGGAGAATATCCCCTGGCGGATGCGGCGTTACTGGGGTTGGAGGACACGGAATTGGTGGCCTTAACGGCCTGTCAGACGGCGTTACAGACGAATCGGGATGGGGATGCCATTATGGGCATGGCCTATGTCTGGGAACGAGCCGGGGCGCGGGCGTTGATGGCGACGTTGTGGAATGTGGATGATGCGGCGACGGAGGCGGTGGTGAGCGAGTTTTATCGTCTGATGATGCAGGAAGGGTTGAGTAAGGCTGAGGCCTTGCGGCAGGCGAAGTTGAGTCAGGTTCAGAGTCATCCTTATTTTTGGTCGCCGTTGATCTTGATTGGCGACCCCCGCTAG
- a CDS encoding RNA-guided endonuclease InsQ/TnpB family protein yields the protein MLVLEFKIRGKPHQYAAIDEAIRTAQFVRNKALRYWMDTPGVNKYDLNKYCRVLAREYDFARELNSTARQASAERAWSAISRFFENCRQSVPGKKGYPRFKKNSRSVEYKTSGWKLLDPKHIVFTDKKNVGRLKLVGTWDLAFYGIEQIKRVRLVRRADGYYAQFCVKVDVREELKPSGNTVGLDVGLKEFYTDSNGECEPNPRFYRNAEKKLKRSHRRVSKKQKGSANRKKAVNRLRRVHLKISRQREEHAKKLARCVIRSNDLVAYENLRIKNLVRNHCLAKSIHDAGWYQFRKWLEHFGVKFGRITVAVNPAYTSQKCSSCGTVVQKSLSTRTHVCQCGCELDRDHNAAVNILNAALSTVGHTGTWVDDPNASGDLTATLAGANLSGQVGSLKEESPRL from the coding sequence ATGCTTGTTCTTGAGTTCAAAATCAGAGGGAAGCCACACCAATACGCGGCGATTGACGAAGCGATCCGAACCGCACAGTTCGTTCGCAACAAGGCACTGCGCTATTGGATGGATACCCCTGGGGTCAACAAATACGACCTCAATAAGTACTGTCGGGTACTCGCCCGAGAGTATGATTTTGCTAGAGAACTCAACAGCACGGCTCGTCAAGCTTCAGCAGAACGTGCTTGGTCGGCAATTTCTCGATTCTTCGAGAACTGTCGCCAGTCTGTTCCTGGCAAGAAAGGATATCCCAGGTTCAAGAAAAACAGTCGTTCCGTCGAGTACAAAACTTCCGGCTGGAAGTTACTCGACCCCAAACACATTGTCTTTACCGACAAGAAGAATGTCGGGCGACTGAAGCTAGTTGGAACCTGGGATTTGGCATTTTACGGTATCGAACAAATCAAGCGGGTTCGACTGGTTCGCAGAGCCGATGGCTATTACGCTCAGTTCTGCGTCAAAGTAGACGTTCGAGAAGAACTCAAACCGTCAGGAAATACCGTGGGGTTGGATGTCGGACTCAAGGAGTTCTACACCGATTCCAACGGGGAGTGCGAACCGAACCCGAGGTTTTACCGAAACGCCGAGAAAAAGCTGAAACGCTCTCACCGAAGGGTGAGCAAAAAACAGAAAGGCTCTGCTAACCGAAAAAAAGCCGTCAATCGACTCAGACGAGTACACCTCAAAATAAGTCGGCAACGTGAGGAACACGCCAAGAAACTGGCGCGTTGCGTAATCCGATCTAACGATTTGGTAGCCTACGAAAATTTGAGGATTAAGAATCTGGTGAGAAACCACTGTCTCGCCAAGTCGATTCACGATGCTGGTTGGTATCAGTTCAGGAAATGGTTGGAGCATTTTGGAGTGAAATTCGGCAGGATAACTGTAGCGGTGAACCCTGCCTATACCTCTCAAAAATGCTCAAGTTGCGGCACGGTGGTCCAGAAAAGTCTTTCGACTCGAACTCACGTTTGTCAGTGTGGGTGCGAGTTGGATAGAGACCACAACGCAGCCGTCAACATTCTGAATGCTGCCTTAAGTACGGTAGGGCATACCGGAACTTGGGTCGATGACCCAAACGCTTCTGGAGATTTGACCGCTACTTTGGCTGGTGCAAACCTGTCAGGGCAAGTCGGATCGTTGAAGGAAGAATCCCCACGCCTTTAG
- a CDS encoding LysM peptidoglycan-binding domain-containing protein: MSTILNIENLSGLLLTSSVLFGAAAPSAKAIEMVDIHHPQPNDIVTDPVEVCGVGTGRHGEVTMQLLDDDETELSQDFFRVGGVGIWRNFCVTLPLSSVPETAQGELVVSTGTGPDGGPDAIIPVVFGEAIMDDYDGFRAHTVREGETLYSIAQEYYENPDDYQRIIDANPQRIDDIEDLDVGESLRVPLPRDYMR, from the coding sequence ATGTCAACCATTTTAAACATTGAAAATTTATCCGGCTTATTATTAACATCGTCTGTCCTATTTGGGGCTGCTGCTCCCAGTGCAAAAGCGATTGAAATGGTGGATATCCATCACCCTCAACCCAATGATATCGTGACAGATCCAGTCGAAGTTTGTGGTGTGGGGACCGGTCGCCATGGCGAGGTTACAATGCAACTGCTTGATGACGACGAAACTGAGTTATCTCAAGATTTCTTTAGAGTGGGAGGAGTTGGAATTTGGCGAAACTTTTGTGTAACGCTTCCCCTCTCATCGGTACCTGAAACAGCTCAGGGCGAGTTGGTCGTCTCCACGGGAACGGGTCCTGATGGTGGACCGGATGCGATTATCCCGGTGGTTTTCGGTGAGGCCATTATGGATGATTATGATGGCTTCCGGGCCCATACGGTTCGTGAGGGAGAAACGCTCTACTCTATTGCCCAAGAGTACTATGAGAATCCCGACGATTATCAGCGCATTATCGATGCGAATCCCCAACGGATTGATGACATTGAGGATCTCGATGTGGGCGAGTCCTTGCGCGTTCCCTTACCACGAGACTACATGCGTTAA